The following proteins come from a genomic window of Helicobacter canadensis MIT 98-5491:
- a CDS encoding glycosyltransferase family 2 protein gives MLKISILMPCYNSEEFLQRSINSVLQQEYENWELICVDDCSKDDTYKKLQEYVSKDTRIKAIKREINGGCAASLNVSLEQCSGDFIFVLGHDDEISRDCLQGCVDRYYEVGEELDAIIPDCYFVYPDNTSGKSIIGISNDLKSKNRILSGIEAFEFSIFWNIAGFALFRADIVKQHKFLEDCMNGDEYAVRIFFLNSKKVAFSKKGKYLYHQVPTSVTKKMSPKKFDIFLVFLKLEEVAKRNQLKKSLIKKINRERYQQIHNLWQEYLENKNIFTNEEQKSIEAKFDKYEELLKPYKAFWIDSILRRERGRGYKAWILFDVFKIYYN, from the coding sequence ATGTTAAAAATTTCAATTTTAATGCCTTGTTATAATTCGGAGGAATTTTTGCAAAGAAGTATAAATTCTGTGCTTCAACAGGAATATGAAAATTGGGAATTAATTTGTGTAGATGATTGTTCAAAAGATGATACTTATAAGAAATTACAAGAATATGTTAGCAAAGACACTCGCATAAAAGCTATTAAAAGAGAGATAAATGGAGGATGTGCCGCTTCTTTGAATGTTTCTTTAGAGCAATGTAGTGGTGATTTTATATTTGTGCTAGGACATGATGATGAGATAAGCAGAGATTGCTTGCAAGGTTGCGTAGATAGATATTATGAAGTTGGGGAAGAGCTTGATGCTATTATACCTGATTGTTATTTTGTGTATCCAGACAATACAAGTGGAAAAAGTATTATAGGTATTTCAAATGATCTAAAAAGTAAAAATAGGATATTGAGCGGTATTGAGGCTTTTGAATTTAGCATATTTTGGAATATAGCTGGATTTGCTCTCTTTAGAGCTGACATTGTTAAGCAACATAAATTTTTAGAGGATTGCATGAATGGAGATGAGTATGCCGTAAGAATTTTTTTTCTAAATTCTAAAAAGGTAGCATTTTCTAAAAAAGGTAAGTATTTATATCATCAAGTACCTACAAGTGTTACTAAGAAAATGAGTCCCAAAAAGTTTGATATATTTCTTGTTTTTTTAAAGTTAGAAGAAGTAGCTAAAAGAAATCAGCTGAAAAAATCTTTGATAAAAAAGATAAATAGAGAGAGATACCAACAAATTCATAATCTATGGCAGGAATATCTTGAAAATAAAAATATTTTTACTAATGAAGAACAAAAAAGTATTGAAGCAAAATTTGATAAATACGAAGAATTATTAAAGCCTTATAAAGCATTTTGGATAGACTCTATATTAAGAAGAGAAAGGGGAAGAGGCTATAAAGCTTGGATTTTGTTTGATGTATTTAAAATTTATTATAATTAA
- a CDS encoding DegT/DnrJ/EryC1/StrS family aminotransferase: MIKFLDLHKINQRFKSEIDLAIREVLESGWYLLGEKNKAFEENFAKYCETKFSVGCANGLDALHLAIRAYDFPKDSEIIVPANTYIASILAISNCGLKPILVEPNLETYNIDADLIEAKITEKTKAIVVVHLYGQAVEMEKIWELAKKYNLKIIEDCAQAHGAIYQGKKVGNLGDIGCFSFYPGKNLGALGDGGCITTNDEEMATKIRAIANYGSLIKYENIYKGLNSRLDEIQAAILDLKLQFLDADNQQRREIAKIYRENIKNEKIILPKPYEEESHVWHLFVIRTKDRDKLQEYLKIKGIQTLIHYPIPPHKQNAYKEWNNLSFPITEKIHKEVLSLPISPVMNKEEAFYIAQILNEF, encoded by the coding sequence TTGATTAAATTTTTGGATTTACATAAAATTAATCAGCGTTTTAAGAGTGAAATTGACTTAGCCATTAGGGAGGTTTTGGAGAGCGGTTGGTATCTTTTGGGAGAGAAAAATAAAGCCTTTGAAGAAAACTTTGCTAAATATTGTGAGACAAAATTTAGTGTGGGATGCGCAAATGGTCTTGATGCATTACACTTAGCTATCCGAGCTTATGACTTCCCCAAAGATTCGGAGATAATAGTACCAGCTAACACTTACATTGCCTCAATTTTGGCAATTAGCAATTGTGGGTTGAAGCCTATTTTGGTAGAGCCAAATTTAGAGACTTATAATATTGATGCGGATTTGATTGAAGCTAAAATTACAGAGAAGACAAAAGCTATTGTGGTTGTTCATTTGTATGGTCAAGCAGTTGAAATGGAGAAAATTTGGGAACTTGCTAAAAAATATAATTTAAAAATTATTGAGGATTGCGCACAAGCTCATGGAGCAATATACCAAGGTAAAAAAGTTGGGAATCTAGGGGATATAGGGTGTTTTTCTTTTTATCCTGGTAAAAACTTAGGGGCATTAGGTGATGGTGGGTGCATTACTACCAATGATGAAGAAATGGCAACAAAGATTAGGGCAATAGCAAATTATGGTTCTTTAATAAAATATGAAAATATTTATAAAGGTTTAAATTCTAGGCTTGATGAGATTCAAGCTGCTATATTGGATCTTAAATTGCAATTTTTAGATGCAGACAATCAGCAAAGAAGAGAAATCGCTAAAATTTATAGAGAAAATATTAAAAATGAGAAAATTATTTTGCCAAAACCATATGAGGAAGAATCGCATGTTTGGCATTTGTTTGTTATACGCACGAAAGATAGGGATAAATTGCAAGAATACTTAAAGATTAAAGGCATTCAAACACTAATTCACTATCCTATTCCACCACATAAGCAGAATGCTTATAAGGAGTGGAATAATCTTAGTTTTCCTATTACAGAGAAGATTCACAAAGAAGTGCTATCTCTACCTATTTCGCCAGTAATGAATAAAGAAGAAGCTTTTTATATTGCGCAGATTTTGAATGAATTTTAA
- a CDS encoding formyltransferase family protein, with amino-acid sequence MIKLCIAGKNNIAVNSLEYILKNHFKPDQVAVIPNKNDFGVDSWQKSLLHYAFNNHIKVITLEEAYELKQIIFFSLEFDRIVKVEKFKSDKLFNMHFSALPKYKGVFTSITPILNNEVESGVTLHCIDNGIDTGNIIDQYIFPININDTARDLYFNYLSYGEYLFKKNIQRIINNTYENFKQNNISSSYFSRQDININHKINFKKTSFEIHNQIRAFIFKEYQLPSINKTKIIKSTLTNEFIGYNMFEEFEEYFMISGIDGFKIIAQKYNAE; translated from the coding sequence ATGATTAAATTGTGTATAGCAGGAAAAAATAACATTGCAGTTAATTCACTGGAATATATTCTGAAAAATCATTTTAAGCCAGATCAAGTTGCGGTCATACCAAACAAAAATGATTTTGGTGTTGATTCATGGCAAAAGTCACTATTGCATTATGCTTTTAATAATCATATAAAAGTTATAACTCTAGAAGAAGCATATGAATTAAAACAAATAATATTTTTTTCTTTGGAATTTGATCGAATAGTTAAAGTGGAAAAATTTAAATCAGATAAATTGTTTAATATGCATTTTTCTGCCCTTCCTAAATACAAAGGTGTTTTTACTTCTATTACGCCAATTTTAAATAATGAAGTTGAATCTGGTGTTACATTGCACTGTATAGACAATGGAATTGATACGGGAAATATAATAGATCAGTATATTTTTCCGATAAATATAAACGACACAGCAAGGGATCTTTATTTTAATTATTTGAGTTATGGAGAATACCTTTTTAAGAAAAATATTCAAAGAATAATAAATAATACTTATGAGAATTTCAAACAAAATAATATAAGCTCAAGTTACTTTTCAAGACAAGATATAAATATAAATCATAAAATTAACTTTAAAAAAACAAGCTTTGAAATACACAATCAAATTAGGGCTTTTATTTTTAAAGAGTACCAACTTCCAAGTATAAATAAAACAAAAATTATCAAATCAACTTTAACAAATGAATTTATAGGATATAATATGTTTGAAGAATTTGAGGAATATTTTATGATTTCAGGAATTGATGGATTTAAAATTATAGCGCAAAAATATAATGCAGAGTAA
- the rny gene encoding ribonuclease Y encodes MITWIIVSSALSALVAGGGSYLISRRLSRANVEILLEQSKAKAKAIEYEAEKALQESKIKAKEIELESKQKYERETAKIVKEYENNLLEFEKVKLRENQKLEHKQCALDHERQLINRDKNILLQEQESLKKLKANYQEKLKELTQELATISTITKSEAKKLLFEKMQEESSQEIAQILRKQEKELREEAKAKAAYILAQAASRFAGEFAAERLIHTIILPNDEMKARIIGKDGRNIKALEMICGVDIIIDDTPGVIVVSSHNLYRRSIAVQTIQRLIEDGRIQPARIEEIYQKCFEEFEQNIFDEGDKVTLDLGLGNIHPEIKKLIGKLRYRASYGQNALAHSLEVANLAGIIAAELGGDCLLATRAGLLHDIGKARTHEFKGTHVELGAEIIRRYNEHPVVLNAILSHHGDEEAKSIEAAAVCAADALSAARPGARREVLENYLRRVSEIEKIALSKMGVLHAYAINAGREVRVIVKAEEIDDDESYLLAKEIAQEIQSNVQYPGEIKVSVIRETRACAIAE; translated from the coding sequence ATGATAACTTGGATTATTGTCAGTTCCGCTTTATCAGCCTTAGTCGCTGGCGGAGGAAGCTACCTTATTTCACGCAGACTTTCTAGGGCTAATGTAGAGATTCTGCTTGAACAATCAAAGGCTAAGGCAAAGGCTATTGAATACGAAGCAGAAAAAGCACTTCAAGAATCAAAAATCAAAGCCAAAGAAATAGAGCTAGAATCAAAGCAAAAATACGAAAGAGAAACAGCTAAAATTGTAAAAGAATATGAAAACAATCTCTTAGAATTTGAAAAAGTAAAGCTAAGAGAGAATCAAAAGCTAGAACATAAGCAATGCGCACTTGATCACGAAAGACAACTCATCAACCGAGATAAAAATATTTTACTCCAAGAGCAAGAATCACTTAAAAAACTCAAAGCAAACTACCAAGAAAAGCTCAAGGAACTAACTCAAGAATTAGCCACTATTAGCACTATCACAAAGAGCGAAGCCAAAAAACTTCTTTTTGAAAAAATGCAAGAAGAATCAAGCCAAGAAATTGCACAGATTCTAAGAAAACAAGAAAAAGAGCTTAGAGAAGAAGCCAAAGCCAAAGCCGCTTATATTCTAGCCCAAGCCGCTTCTCGCTTTGCTGGAGAATTCGCCGCTGAGAGACTTATTCACACAATCATTCTCCCTAATGATGAAATGAAAGCTAGAATCATCGGCAAAGATGGACGCAATATCAAAGCACTTGAAATGATTTGTGGGGTAGATATTATTATTGATGACACGCCCGGTGTGATTGTTGTTAGCTCACACAATCTCTACCGCCGATCCATTGCCGTTCAGACTATCCAAAGATTAATCGAAGATGGTAGAATCCAACCCGCTAGAATCGAAGAAATTTATCAAAAGTGCTTTGAAGAATTTGAACAAAATATTTTTGATGAGGGGGATAAAGTTACTCTTGATTTGGGTCTTGGAAATATCCACCCTGAAATCAAAAAACTCATTGGAAAATTACGCTATCGTGCAAGTTATGGACAAAATGCACTAGCCCATAGCCTAGAAGTAGCCAACCTTGCTGGAATCATTGCCGCAGAATTAGGCGGAGATTGCTTGCTTGCAACAAGAGCGGGACTCTTGCACGATATAGGAAAGGCAAGGACGCACGAATTCAAAGGCACTCATGTGGAGCTTGGAGCAGAAATCATACGGCGATACAATGAGCACCCTGTGGTTTTAAATGCGATTCTCTCTCATCACGGCGATGAAGAAGCCAAAAGCATAGAAGCCGCGGCTGTGTGTGCAGCCGATGCACTCTCTGCTGCACGCCCTGGAGCAAGACGAGAAGTGCTAGAAAACTACCTAAGACGCGTGAGTGAAATAGAAAAAATTGCACTCTCAAAAATGGGCGTTTTACACGCCTATGCGATTAACGCAGGGCGGGAAGTGCGAGTGATTGTCAAAGCAGAAGAAATTGATGATGATGAATCCTATCTACTTGCCAAAGAAATCGCTCAAGAAATACAATCTAATGTCCAATACCCCGGTGAAATCAAAGTAAGTGTAATACGCGAAACAAGAGCTTGTGCAATAGCGGAATAA
- a CDS encoding glycosyltransferase family 2 protein has translation MNPKISILTPSFNHEKYIGFFLQSVLGQTFQNFELIIVDDCSWDKNLEEIKKFKDERIKLIRHDYNKGINAALNTAFENSSGEILVFCASDDMLERDALEKIYQAFEETHVDVVYPGVKVIDENNMISQSKKIEMRYKEPLEILNYMFFEGNCLMSVGMSIKRQAFRDIYPLPLGLCNHQDTFMHINLLLNGAKILFLQDEVILYRMAGDQTSISARKNVTLTRENLEIESLMDSFLRVKDIELLKKIFKNEIQNTGIMPYEDTIEFFLGRMAMYSSQRVRKYWGYHKILEFYNKSNNSNILKTRYNFNFKDLLGLAELCDSDMMIKKYRKYRKLFKGSLVFCGILIMVIVGIILWR, from the coding sequence ATGAATCCTAAAATTTCTATTCTAACACCTTCTTTTAATCACGAGAAATACATTGGATTCTTCTTGCAGAGTGTTTTAGGGCAAACTTTTCAAAACTTTGAACTTATTATTGTGGATGATTGTTCTTGGGATAAAAATTTAGAAGAAATTAAAAAGTTTAAAGATGAAAGAATAAAGCTCATTAGGCATGATTATAATAAAGGAATCAATGCTGCCTTAAATACTGCTTTTGAAAATTCTAGTGGTGAAATTTTGGTTTTCTGTGCTAGTGATGATATGCTAGAGAGAGATGCTTTAGAAAAGATTTATCAAGCTTTTGAAGAGACACATGTTGATGTAGTTTATCCTGGCGTTAAAGTGATAGATGAAAACAATATGATTTCGCAATCAAAAAAGATAGAAATGCGATATAAAGAGCCTCTGGAAATTCTTAATTATATGTTTTTTGAGGGTAATTGCTTGATGTCTGTTGGAATGTCTATAAAAAGGCAAGCATTTAGAGATATTTATCCCTTGCCACTTGGGCTTTGTAATCATCAAGATACCTTTATGCACATTAATTTATTGCTTAATGGAGCAAAGATTTTATTTTTACAAGATGAGGTGATTTTGTATAGAATGGCAGGTGATCAAACAAGCATTAGTGCGCGAAAAAATGTTACTCTCACTAGAGAAAACCTTGAAATAGAATCTTTAATGGATAGTTTTTTGCGCGTTAAAGATATTGAACTTTTGAAAAAAATTTTTAAAAACGAGATTCAAAATACAGGGATTATGCCTTATGAAGATACAATTGAATTTTTCTTAGGAAGAATGGCTATGTATTCTTCTCAAAGAGTGAGAAAATATTGGGGTTATCATAAAATTTTAGAGTTTTATAATAAGAGTAATAACTCCAATATTCTAAAGACAAGATATAATTTTAATTTCAAAGACTTGTTAGGATTAGCGGAGCTATGTGATAGTGATATGATGATTAAAAAATACAGGAAATACAGGAAGCTATTTAAAGGTAGTCTTGTATTTTGTGGTATTTTAATAATGGTAATTGTTGGAATTATTTTGTGGAGGTAG